A region of the Thermodesulfobacteriota bacterium genome:
AAAACAGCCTCTTGGCCTACACTTTTCGGCTTTTGTAATACTTATTCATACGAAATGCAGCACAAGGTCCTGCTGAAATGAAGCGGGAGACTTGTTATGATGCCGTCAAGGATTATTTATGGATGACCTGATAAAACGAGCAGCCAAAGATCTCGCTTCAGCAAAAAATGTGGTCGCCTTAACGGGTGCGGGTATTTCTGTAGAAAGCGGAATTCCACCTTTCAGGGGAAAAGGCGGGATATGGGAAAAATTCGATCCCATGGAATTTGCTCATATCGATGAGTTTATGAAGGATCCTGCAAGAGTATGGAATGTACTTATTAAGGAAATGAAGGATATCGTTGACACGGCAAAACCAAATGATGGTCATTATGGCCTGGCTAAGCTGGAGCAAAAGGGAATCTTAAAAACGGTTATTACGCAGAATGTTGACGGACTTCACCAGAAGGCAGGGAATACAGATGTAATTGAATTTCATGGAAATTTTGCATGGCAGAAATGCATGACCTGTGATAAGCGAGTGGAAACTATCCGGGTAAATATGTCGCAAATACCCCCACGGTGTGAGTGCGGAGGTATTTTAAGGCCCGAATGCATTTTTTATGGCGAGATGATTCCAACAAATCACCTGCTACGTTCCAGGCTGGTGTCCTCCCGGTGTGATATCATGCTGGTAGTGGGAACTTCAGCAGTGGTACAACCTGCATCCTTTATGCCGGTTATGGCAAAACAATCAGATGCCAAAGTGATAGAAATCAATCCGGAAAAAACCCCTCTGACAGGTGATATCAGCGACTACCTTATCATGGGAAAAGCAGGACCTGTAATGAAACAAATCATAGAAGAACTTGAGGTACTCCTTGTTTAAAGCATCGGAGAGTTTTTCAATCTCTGCTCTGTCCACCAGTGAAATAGCCCAATAACCTACCAATTGAAACCTGCCTTTAAAAATTTCGATGGCAAGAAGATCGGCGTGCCTGTGCGATGCATACAGACCGGTGAGCTAAGTTCAAACTGGCCTGAAATTGCCATTCCAGTGGAGTAAAATAAGATTGACAACAAAACCTACTTCAGCAATCTGAAAGCTTATGGTTTGTGCCAACGGCTGCTTCAATATGTTGGGTTGCAGTTGAAGGTGATACACAATTCAGAATTTTCGTTTGGTCCATACTGGAAAAGCAATGCCTTATCTTTTTTTTAAGATAAACATCGTCATATCATCAAACTGCTCTCTTTCGATCTGAAAAGCATTTACATCTTCAATTAACTTTTCGCACATATCTTGTGCAGGCAGGTCTGCATACTTATCAAGAAGCCGGGCAAAACGCTTTTCTCCGAACTCCTCATTCTGCTTATTTATCGCTTCAGTTATTCCATCGGTATACAGTACGATGGCTCCCCCTTTGTTCAGATTGATTTCGGCCAAATCCATGGACATACCTTCCATCATTCCTGCTACCATGGTCTTCATCTGGGGCAACATGGCAAAATTTTCACCAGGAGCCATTGATGTTTTAACAAAAGGCATATTGTGTCCGGCTGTTGAATAAATAAATCGACCGGTAGTCATATTGAACACACCATAAAATAAGGTGATAAACATATTTGCTCCCTGGTCCAAAGCCACAAGTCTGTCGTTGAACTCGGTGAGCACCATGTCGGGGGGCAAGTCTCTGGAGCTTAATATGCGAAATAATGTACGGCTTACAGCCATAAAGAGGGCTGCAGGAACTCCTTTACCGGAAACATCGCCGATAACTATTCCACAATTATTGTCGTCAATTTGAAAAAAATCAAAATAATCTCCTCCAACCTCCCGTGCAGGATCGCATTTACCCCACACTTCAATTTCTTTAAACCGGGGGAATTCTTTAGGAAGAAAGCCCTGTTGAATCGTCTTGCCGAGTTCCAGTTCGCTCTCTACCCTTTCCTTGGCCTTGGTGGTTTCCGTCAGTTTGTCAATATACAAACGAAGATCATCCACCATTTTATTAAAAGCGGCGGACAACTCACCAATTTCGTTTTTTTGTTCTTTACCTTCAATACGGGTCGAAAGATTACCTTGCGAAATTTGGCGCGCAGCCCGTGTCAGTTTCAGCAGGGGTCTTGTCAAAGAGACGGAAACAATAATTGCTCCAACCACGGCGACGGAAAAACCGAAAACGATCCAGATAAAAAGGTTGCGCTGCATCTCTGCTGCGGCTTGGTAGGCGTCTTCTTCATTCTTTTCCACAATCACTCCCATCTTCAGTATAGTTGGGATACCATATGCACCCAACATTTTTTCGCCTGAGGGCCGCTGATAGGGTTGGGCGCCAATTGTGCGGATATTCGAAGCCAGCAATTCTTTCACTGTTTTAACCAGTCGGTTCTTACTGAGATCCGGCATGCCTGAGGCAAAAATCTTTCGTCCCTGAGGATTAATTAGGGTGATGGGAATTTTTTCAGCAGATTGATTGTTTTCAATGCGTTTTCTAAGGCGATCAAGATTGATTCTGGCGGAAAGGGTTGCCCTGCGGCCGAAGGTTCTTTGGTCCAGTTCCAGGATCAGGGTAATTAGCCATGCATCTGCATCGTTTAGATAGGTTAAATCGCCTGCAAAGATCACTCCATCCTTTTTTAATGTTTCAATCTGTTCGGGTGTTAGTTTGAGGAATTGCTTTGAATCGACAGATATTTTGCTAAGCTTATGGGAAAATTCATCTTGAGTCACCAGGAGCGGAGTCGAAGCACCCTGAACAGAAATTTGAAGCGCGACAATATCAGCAATATCTTTGATTCCCTCGGTTAGAAGAGAAAGCTTTGCATTGACACCCAGATCTTCATTCTCAACCGCTTTTTTGATTAACCTGAGAGGCGCCAACCACGAATATTTATAAAAATCCTCAATTTCCTGGGTGACCTTCTTGGCCGTTATGATAAGTTTGTCGTTGGCAGAGCTTTTTAACTCATCCCTGGTTATCTTGATCAAGCTCCTTCCGGCAATTCCCAAGGGAATCAATGCAAGAATAATAGAGAAAACAAGCAATTTGGTTCTTAGACTCATTTTTTTACCTATTGGTTTTAAGCTTCAGACAAGTTGTCGTGAGACCTTGGTAAAACATCACTTTATGTCCGATTTCAGTGTTGGTCTTATCTTTTAATCTTCAAAAGATTCTATATATTTCTGAGGTTAAAATATTTGCCCTCCTTGAAGGCGAATATAAATTACCATTCGTCAAAGGTTTCGTCTTTTAGAATTTTTCCAACATCATAGACCCCAAAAACAGATCGCTTTGGTTGAAAACCCTGCGTTCAGTTATGATCCGGATGATATCTGACGCTGTTTCTGCCTTCCTTTTTAGCTCGATAGAGCGCTTGGTCGGCCGAAGACACAAGCTCAACCGAAGACCTGTGCACCAGATTGTTATACAAGGCAATGCCGATGCTGATTGATATGGAAAAATCTGATGAATCATATTTAAACTTGTGGTTTAAAATCTTCTTTCTTAATCTTTCACATACGGTCATGGCATTTTTTAAAGATGTATCCGGCAGAATAACGGCAAATTCTTCACCTCCGTACCTGCAGATGAGGTCTCCCTGGCGAAAATGTTCGTCTATCATCCTGCCAATAGCAGAAAGGGCCATATCGCCGGCAAGATGCCCATACCTATCGTTGATATTTTTAAACTTGTCCAGGTCGATCATGCAGAAGCCCAGATTCCGTTTGTATCTTTTCGCTCGTGCCAGCTCCCGCTTCAGGGATTCAATGAAATATCGACGGTTATATAGGCCGGTTAATTCGTCTCTGGTTGACATCTGAGCCAGCTGTATCTGGGCCTGTTTCATTTCTCTTTCCAGGCTTGACATTTCAGCCAATTTTTCCTGGGCCAGTTTTATTTCTCTTTCCAGGCCAAATTTTTCAACCGTATTGGTTATACTTCGGGAAAGGGATTTTTTGCTGATTTTATTTTTAGGCAGATAGTCATAAGCCCCTGCGTTAATGATTTCAGAAGCGATCGTTTCATCTTCCAGTTGGGAAATGATTACTACCGGTATTTCAAGTTTGCTATCGCTTAATGACTGCAGAATATCCAGTCCGGTGCCGTCAGGAAGAAAATGTTCCGATAAAATCAAATCAACCGAGCAATTATTCAACTGAGTGATGGCCGCTTTTATATTTTTAACACGGGTCAAGTCGAGTTGTATAAAGGTTTTTAAACAGTTGGATATTTTCTTAAAGTCAGCAT
Encoded here:
- a CDS encoding NAD-dependent deacylase produces the protein MDDLIKRAAKDLASAKNVVALTGAGISVESGIPPFRGKGGIWEKFDPMEFAHIDEFMKDPARVWNVLIKEMKDIVDTAKPNDGHYGLAKLEQKGILKTVITQNVDGLHQKAGNTDVIEFHGNFAWQKCMTCDKRVETIRVNMSQIPPRCECGGILRPECIFYGEMIPTNHLLRSRLVSSRCDIMLVVGTSAVVQPASFMPVMAKQSDAKVIEINPEKTPLTGDISDYLIMGKAGPVMKQIIEELEVLLV
- a CDS encoding SpoIIE family protein phosphatase, with translation MSLRTKLLVFSIILALIPLGIAGRSLIKITRDELKSSANDKLIITAKKVTQEIEDFYKYSWLAPLRLIKKAVENEDLGVNAKLSLLTEGIKDIADIVALQISVQGASTPLLVTQDEFSHKLSKISVDSKQFLKLTPEQIETLKKDGVIFAGDLTYLNDADAWLITLILELDQRTFGRRATLSARINLDRLRKRIENNQSAEKIPITLINPQGRKIFASGMPDLSKNRLVKTVKELLASNIRTIGAQPYQRPSGEKMLGAYGIPTILKMGVIVEKNEEDAYQAAAEMQRNLFIWIVFGFSVAVVGAIIVSVSLTRPLLKLTRAARQISQGNLSTRIEGKEQKNEIGELSAAFNKMVDDLRLYIDKLTETTKAKERVESELELGKTIQQGFLPKEFPRFKEIEVWGKCDPAREVGGDYFDFFQIDDNNCGIVIGDVSGKGVPAALFMAVSRTLFRILSSRDLPPDMVLTEFNDRLVALDQGANMFITLFYGVFNMTTGRFIYSTAGHNMPFVKTSMAPGENFAMLPQMKTMVAGMMEGMSMDLAEINLNKGGAIVLYTDGITEAINKQNEEFGEKRFARLLDKYADLPAQDMCEKLIEDVNAFQIEREQFDDMTMFILKKR
- a CDS encoding diguanylate cyclase gives rise to the protein MKIKSVSALIIEDDPYIAQMIRRMLNKVRDISFELVHADRLSSGLEHLQDEHFAIILLDLGLPDSSGIKTLNKVYAQTSDIPIIVFTGQNDETLGIKAVNAGAEDYLIKGQTDSKALVRAIRYAVGRHQAKKALKKTTAHLKRTVEKLKKANQKIINQQKSVIEEERLKMLLLLSGATANELNQPLTELMDNVELMRFEKKIPPELKKYMCGIEDAGQQIFEIIKRIQTIPQDNLASDDNDHSTQSHDKKISIMSVEKSDADFKKISNCLKTFIQLDLTRVKNIKAAITQLNNCSVDLILSEHFLPDGTGLDILQSLSDSKLEIPVVIISQLEDETIASEIINAGAYDYLPKNKISKKSLSRSITNTVEKFGLEREIKLAQEKLAEMSSLEREMKQAQIQLAQMSTRDELTGLYNRRYFIESLKRELARAKRYKRNLGFCMIDLDKFKNINDRYGHLAGDMALSAIGRMIDEHFRQGDLICRYGGEEFAVILPDTSLKNAMTVCERLRKKILNHKFKYDSSDFSISISIGIALYNNLVHRSSVELVSSADQALYRAKKEGRNSVRYHPDHN